Proteins encoded together in one Xenopus laevis strain J_2021 chromosome 6L, Xenopus_laevis_v10.1, whole genome shotgun sequence window:
- the tmem74.L gene encoding transmembrane protein 74, whose amino-acid sequence MSMACTELLHIAGKTQKLDECNNVDWDYNGCKNDISDPQAFCYENHHMSFAASPSQYESIPLDPSEETQDLQYFQNVYGKDGKKVCCIEELETSFTYIDENVNIELVAHHPSNKNGHGPVCHSLDRDIQSEGIQETSIMSDDEGVSEASGKSVDYGFISAVTFLITGVLLVVISYLVPRDSRSDPNITSARQMEQIEKKNAIIGAHLDRCVIAGLCLLTLGGVVLSVLLMISMWKGELYRRKALAAKDSAKLYGSINFNQSKSGGNENAMVQEETVDIVA is encoded by the coding sequence ATGTCCATGGCTTGTACGGAGCTTTTACATATTGCCGGAAAGACACAGAAGCTCGATGAATGCAACAATGTGGACTGGGACTATAATGGCTGCAAAAATGACATCAGCGACCCACAGGCTTTTTGTTATGAGAACCACCATATGTCTTTTGCAGCCTCTCCCAGCCAATATGAGTCTATACCGTTGGACCCATCAGAAGAAACCCAGGATCTGCAGTACTTTCAAAATGTCTATGGCAAGGATGGGAAGAAGGTGTGCTGCATTGAAGAACTAGAGACTTCTTTTACATATATTGATGAAAATGTCAATATAGAGCTTGTAGCCCATCATCCGTCCAATAAGAATGGCCACGGGCCTGTATGTCATAGTTTGGATAGAGACATCCAATCAGAAGGGATCCAGGAAACCTCTATAATGTCAGATGATGAAGGTGTATCTGAAGCCTCTGGGAAGTCTGTAGATTATGGCTTCATCAGCGCAGTGACTTTCCTAATAACCGGTGTTTTACTTGTGGTCATTTCCTACCTGGTCCCTCGGGACAGCCGATCAGATCCAAACATCACGTCTGCCAGGCAGATGGAACAAATAGAGAAAAAGAACGCTATCATTGGTGCCCATTTGGACAGATGCGTGATTGCGGGCCTGTGTTTGTTAACCCTTGGTGGCGTGGTGCTTTCTGTTTTATTAATGATTTCGATGTGGAAAGGGGAATTGTACAGGAGAAAAGCACTGGCAGCCAAGGACTCGGCAAAACTCTATGGTTCCATTAATTTCAACCAATCCAAGTCAGGCGGGAATGAAAATGCAATGGTTCAGGAAGAAACCGTTGACATTGTTGCCTAG